The Mesoterricola silvestris sequence CATCCAGCCCCTGCCCAGGCTGGGGCCCTTCGACGTGGCCTTCCTGCGCAACGTCCTCATCTACTTCGAGCCTCCCCAGAAGAAGCAGGTGGTGGACGCCGTCGCCGCGCAGATCAAGCCGGGGGGCCTGCTCATCGTCGGACACTCCGAGAGCCTCACCGGCCTCGACCACAGCCTCGTCCCCCTTCGCCCGACGGTGTACCGTGTCCCCTGACCCCATCAAAGTCCTGATCATCGACGATTCCGCGGTGGTGCGGCAGGCCCTCACGGAGATCCTGGGCAAGGACCGGGGCATCAAGGTCATCGGCCAGGCCATGGATCCGCTTTTCGCCATGGAGAAGATGAAGAAGGAATGGCCCGACGTCATCCTCCTGGACGTGGAGATGCCGCGCATGGACGGGATCACCTTCCTGCGCAAGATCATGGCCGAGCACCCCACGCCCGTCATCATCTGCTCCTCCCTCACCGCCAAGGGCGCAGAGACCACCATGCAGGCCCTGGCCGCCGGCGCCTTCACGATCTTCACCAAGCCCACCATGGGCGTGAAGAACTTCCTGGAGGACAGCTCGGGCGACCTGGTCGTGGCCGTGCGGGCCGCGGCGGGGGCCCGGGTGAACCGGGTGCTCAAGCCCGTCCCCCCCAAGGCCAACGCCGACATCGTCCTGCCCCCCGGAGGGGAGTCCATGGTGGTCACCACGGAGCGGTTCACCGCCATCGGCACCTCCACCGGGGGCACCCAGGCCCTGGAATTCGTCCTGGCCTCGCTGCCCCGCACCTGCCCAGGCATCGTGGTGGTCCAGCACATGCCCGAGAAGTTCACGGCCGCCTTCGCGGCCCGGCTCAACAGCATCTGCGAGATCGAGGTGCGGGAGGCCCGGACCGGGGACCGCGTCCTGGCCGGCCGCGCCCTCATCGCCCCCGGCGGGAAGCACCTCGTGGTGCGCCGCAGCGGCGCCCAGTACGTGGCCGAGGTGGTGAGCGCGCCCCCCGTGAACCGGCACTGCCCCTCCGTGGACGTGCTGTTCCGCTCCGTGGCCAAGTACGCCGGCCGGAACGCCCTGGGGGTGATCATGACCGGCATGGGCGACGACGGCGCCCGGGGCCTCCTGGAGATGAAGCAGGCCGGAGCCCACACCCTGGCCCAGGACGAGGAGAGCTGCGTGGTCTTCGGCATGCCCAAGGAGGCCATCAAGCTCGGCGCCGCCGACAAGGTCGTCCCCCTCTCCATGATCCCCGAACTCATCGCCCGCTGACTTCCGGAGCGCACCCATGGAGACCCAGGAAACCCTTCTCATCATCGACGACGACGCGGGGCTCAGGCGGGCCCTGCGGGCCTTCCTGGAGGGCATCGGCCTGCGGGTGCTGGACGCCCCCGACGGGGTGCGGGGCCTGGACCTGGCCCGGAGGGAGGGGCCGGTCATGGTCCTGCTGGACCTGACCATGCCCGGCATGAGCGGGTTCGAGGTGTGCCGGGAGCTGGCGGCCCTGCCCGGGGACCACCATCCCGTGGTGATCGTCATGAGCGGCCTCCTGGGCACCACCCAGCGCATGAAGGCCTTCCACGCCGGCGCCGTGGACTGCCTGGCCAAGCCGGTGCAGTACGAGGAGCTGGAGGTGCGGGTGCGCACCCACCTGGCCATCCGCAGGAACACGGCGGCCCTGAGGGAGAGCCGGGACAAGCTGGGCAAGGCCCTCCACGATTCCGGCGCCATGAACCGCAACCTCCTGGCCCTCAACGAGAAGCTCCAGCGCTCCGAGGCCGTGAAGACCCGGTTCCTGGCCCTCATGCGCAACGAGATCTACAACCCCCTCAGCGACATCATGGGCCTGGCCGACGGCATCGCCGACCCGTCCCTGCCCCCCGGCAAGGCCCAGGAGCTCGCGGCCCGCATCAAGCACGAGGCCTTCCACCTGGACTGCCAGATCCGCAACGTCTTCACCGCCGCCGAGGTGGAGGCCGGCGAGTCCAGTCCCTTCGTCACGAAGGTGGACGTGGCGTCGGTGGCGGAGGACGTGGTGGCCTCCTTCGCGCCCATGGCCAGGACCCGGGGCATCACCCTGCGCATGGATCTCCAGGGCCTCGGGGCGGACTTCCCCACCGACGCGGACATGCTCCACCACATCCTGGCCAACCTCCTTTCCAACGCCGTGCAGCACGGGGCGGGCGTCGCGGAGCTGCGCGCCACGGAGACGGAGGCCGGCCTGGTGCTGGAGGTGCAGGACGCCGGGCCGGGCATCGCAGGGGCCTCCCTCAAGGCCATCTTCGAGCCCTTCCGCCACGCCGACGGCCCCTTCAAGGTGGCCCGGGGCCAGGGCCTGGGACTGGTGGTGGCGAGGGCCCTGGTGGACATCCTGGACGGCCGGCTCGACGTGGAAAGCGAGCCGGGCCAGGGGAGCCTGTTCCGGGTGACCCTGCCCAGGACCACGTCCCTGGCCAACCCCGACGCCCACGCCCAGGACGACAACATCATCTTCTTCGA is a genomic window containing:
- a CDS encoding protein-glutamate methylesterase/protein-glutamine glutaminase encodes the protein MSPDPIKVLIIDDSAVVRQALTEILGKDRGIKVIGQAMDPLFAMEKMKKEWPDVILLDVEMPRMDGITFLRKIMAEHPTPVIICSSLTAKGAETTMQALAAGAFTIFTKPTMGVKNFLEDSSGDLVVAVRAAAGARVNRVLKPVPPKANADIVLPPGGESMVVTTERFTAIGTSTGGTQALEFVLASLPRTCPGIVVVQHMPEKFTAAFAARLNSICEIEVREARTGDRVLAGRALIAPGGKHLVVRRSGAQYVAEVVSAPPVNRHCPSVDVLFRSVAKYAGRNALGVIMTGMGDDGARGLLEMKQAGAHTLAQDEESCVVFGMPKEAIKLGAADKVVPLSMIPELIAR
- a CDS encoding hybrid sensor histidine kinase/response regulator; translation: METQETLLIIDDDAGLRRALRAFLEGIGLRVLDAPDGVRGLDLARREGPVMVLLDLTMPGMSGFEVCRELAALPGDHHPVVIVMSGLLGTTQRMKAFHAGAVDCLAKPVQYEELEVRVRTHLAIRRNTAALRESRDKLGKALHDSGAMNRNLLALNEKLQRSEAVKTRFLALMRNEIYNPLSDIMGLADGIADPSLPPGKAQELAARIKHEAFHLDCQIRNVFTAAEVEAGESSPFVTKVDVASVAEDVVASFAPMARTRGITLRMDLQGLGADFPTDADMLHHILANLLSNAVQHGAGVAELRATETEAGLVLEVQDAGPGIAGASLKAIFEPFRHADGPFKVARGQGLGLVVARALVDILDGRLDVESEPGQGSLFRVTLPRTTSLANPDAHAQDDNIIFFDEPQAF